A single genomic interval of Calditrichota bacterium harbors:
- a CDS encoding PhoH family protein: MEKLIEKIFTLDPKINAVSFYGKNEEFIILIEQSFSVRIIPRGSEIKLIGEQDEIDLISNIFSDISETLKKNKKLTSQDVLKTIQIYSSQLAIHNNNQEDGYISKDLSIQTLSKTISPKSEKQEKFIESMIKNDLVFAIGPAGTGKTYLAVAMAVNNLKNGKIKKIVLSRPAVEAGESLGFLPGDFKEKIDPYLKPLYDALSEMIPKDALKKYFSYDNIEVLPLAYMRGRTLNNAFVILDEAQNSTFMQMKMFLTRLGKNSKAVVTGDITQVDLDSSKKSGLISSINILKDVSEIDFVEMSENDVFRHPLVKEIIDAYDRFSSEDENQDNK, translated from the coding sequence ATGGAAAAACTAATCGAAAAAATATTCACGTTAGATCCGAAAATAAATGCTGTTTCCTTTTACGGTAAAAATGAAGAATTTATAATTCTAATCGAGCAAAGTTTTAGTGTTCGTATTATTCCAAGAGGCAGTGAAATAAAACTAATAGGTGAGCAAGATGAAATTGACTTGATCTCCAATATTTTTAGTGATATTTCTGAAACACTAAAGAAGAATAAAAAACTTACATCTCAGGATGTACTTAAAACAATTCAAATTTATTCAAGCCAGTTAGCCATACATAATAATAACCAGGAAGATGGATATATAAGTAAGGATTTATCCATCCAAACCCTTTCCAAAACAATTTCTCCTAAATCTGAAAAGCAGGAAAAGTTTATTGAGTCAATGATCAAAAATGATCTTGTTTTTGCAATCGGGCCTGCAGGAACCGGCAAAACCTATCTTGCTGTTGCAATGGCTGTAAACAATCTTAAAAATGGGAAAATAAAAAAAATAGTTCTTTCACGGCCGGCAGTAGAAGCAGGTGAAAGTTTGGGTTTTTTGCCAGGTGACTTTAAGGAAAAGATTGATCCATACCTTAAACCCCTTTATGATGCACTTTCTGAAATGATTCCAAAGGATGCATTAAAAAAATATTTTAGTTATGATAATATTGAAGTATTGCCATTGGCCTATATGAGAGGCCGAACTTTGAATAATGCTTTTGTAATTCTGGATGAAGCACAAAACAGCACATTTATGCAGATGAAAATGTTTCTTACACGGTTGGGCAAAAATTCAAAAGCAGTGGTTACTGGAGACATTACACAGGTTGACCTTGACTCCTCAAAAAAATCCGGTTTAATAAGCAGCATTAATATTTTAAAAGATGTCAGCGAAATTGATTTTGTCGAGATGTCTGAGAATGATGTTTTTCGACATCCGCTTGTAAAGGAAATTATTGATGCTTACGACCGTTTTTCCTCAGAAGACGAAAATCAGGATAACAAATAA
- a CDS encoding acetyl-CoA C-acetyltransferase, with translation MKEVVIVSATRTPVGTFMGTLKDVPATKLGSIVIKEALERSKIDSALIDEVIMGNVLAANEGQAPARQAALGAGLDENVQCMTINKVCGSGLKSVMLAAQAIMVGDADVIIAGGMENMSQVPYYLPKLRSGSKMGHGQVVDGMIKDGLWDVYNDFHMGNAAELCAKNCDVSREAQDEFAILSYKRAQEAQSKSLFKNEIVDVEIPQRKGNPLVFSEDEGPSKANFDKMKTLRPAFAKDGTVTAANASSINDGAAALLLMSAEKANELGLKPMAKIVAQSSAARLPEEFTTAPADSIKKTLKKADLTINDIDLFEINEAFAVVTLINNRLLEIPVEKVNVNGGAIAIGHPIGASGARILVTLLNAMQQRSAKRGLASICIGGGEASTVIVERM, from the coding sequence ATAAAAGAAGTTGTAATTGTTTCGGCAACCCGCACGCCTGTTGGAACATTTATGGGAACACTAAAAGACGTTCCGGCTACAAAACTAGGCAGCATTGTTATTAAAGAAGCTCTTGAAAGATCCAAAATTGATTCAGCCCTGATCGATGAAGTAATTATGGGCAATGTACTTGCAGCAAACGAAGGACAGGCCCCTGCCAGGCAGGCTGCCTTAGGCGCGGGATTAGATGAGAATGTTCAGTGCATGACAATAAATAAAGTCTGCGGATCCGGGCTTAAATCTGTGATGTTGGCTGCGCAAGCCATAATGGTTGGTGATGCTGATGTCATTATTGCAGGCGGTATGGAGAATATGTCACAAGTACCTTATTATCTTCCTAAACTGCGTAGTGGTAGTAAAATGGGACATGGTCAGGTAGTTGATGGAATGATCAAAGATGGTTTGTGGGATGTTTATAATGATTTTCATATGGGCAATGCCGCTGAGTTGTGTGCAAAAAACTGTGATGTTAGCCGTGAAGCACAGGACGAATTTGCCATTTTAAGCTATAAACGTGCGCAGGAAGCCCAAAGTAAATCATTGTTTAAAAATGAAATTGTAGATGTAGAAATACCGCAGCGTAAAGGAAATCCCTTAGTTTTTAGTGAAGATGAAGGGCCATCAAAAGCAAATTTTGATAAAATGAAAACACTTCGCCCTGCTTTTGCAAAAGATGGCACGGTAACTGCAGCAAATGCATCATCGATTAATGATGGTGCTGCAGCTTTATTATTGATGTCTGCGGAGAAAGCTAACGAGCTTGGGTTGAAACCAATGGCAAAAATTGTAGCCCAGTCATCGGCTGCAAGACTGCCTGAAGAGTTTACAACGGCTCCGGCAGACTCGATTAAAAAGACGCTTAAGAAAGCAGACTTAACAATTAATGATATAGATTTGTTTGAAATAAATGAAGCTTTTGCTGTGGTAACCTTGATCAATAACCGCTTACTCGAAATACCTGTTGAAAAAGTAAATGTCAATGGAGGTGCAATTGCTATTGGTCATCCAATAGGTGCGAGCGGTGCCCGAATTTTGGTAACATTGCTCAATGCAATGCAACAAAGAAGTGCTAAACGCGGATTAGCTTCCATCTGCATTGGTGGAGGTGAGGCATCAACAGTGATAGTAGAAAGGATGTAA